In Bacillus sp. S3, the sequence AAGCTATCCTTTAAAAAGCTCTTCCACTCTCTTTCAACATGAAAAAAGCGGTCAGTAGCCTGATCCGACTGAATTAGTTTTGAAATTCCAAGCCCAATGAGCATAATTTCTCCTGTTGGGTCTTTCCAGAAAAAACGTTCCCCGCTATAGCGGGCTTTTCCCACATTAAAAAAGGATAAAGGGTTAATCATATCCATTTTATGGACTTCACTAATTAAAATAGGCCTGCCTAGATCTTTCGCACGATTAACAGCCAAAAAGCCTCTTTCCTTTATTCCCGTTTCTTGAATGGTAACCAAACAAATCCCTCCAAAACAGCCGAAATGACTGTTATCCATTCATTTTGATACATTTTTAGGTTACTACTCCCATTGTAAAGAAGTCAATAATACTTGTCACTATCAATACCGATTCAATCCTTATTATATATCAAAATTGTTACAATTAGGCTGAAAACGACTTTTCCCTTTCTCATTTTCCCACTATCCTGTCAATTATAATCAATCAGGTATAATCTTCTAGATATGAAAGCAAAAATCAATTGACACTAATACTGGAATTACATACACTTATGGTTGGGCAAGAAACCTACATGACAACATTTTGGTATCTTATATAGAGAAAATTATTTAAAAAGGGAGAGAGCAGAATGCAGCCAAATTTACAGCATCATTCGAAACCTGCCGTTAAATCAAACCGAGGTTTTCAAGTTTGGTGGCAAATGACCCGTCCACATACACTAACGGCATCGTTCGTACCCGTCCTACTTGGTACGGCTTTAGCTCTTAGACACGAGAAATTTCATTTTGGACTCTTTGCTGCGATGCTTGTTGCCAGTATTTTAATTCAAGCCGCTACTAATATGTTTAATGAATACTTTGATTACAAACGCGGACTTGACAATGAACACTCTGTTGGAATTGGCGGTACCATCGTCCGTGATGGAATTCAACCAAAAACCGTTATCAATTTAGCTTTTGGCTTTTACGGGGCTGCCTTATTATTAGGCATCTATATATGTGCAAATAGCAGCTGGTGGTTAGCATTGATTGGGCTTGTTTGTATGGCGGTTGGCTATTTTTATACCGGCGGACCATTTCCCATTGCCTATACACCATTTGGTGAAGTTTTTTCCGGTTTCTTTATGGGGATGCTGATTATTTTAATTTCATTCTATATTCAAACAGGAACAATTACCAACACCAGTATTCTTGTCTCCGTTCCAAGTATGGTATTGGTTGGGATGATTATGTTATCCAATAATATCCGTGATTTAGATGGCGATAAAGAAAATGGCCGTAAAACGGTCGCCATTTTGTTAGGAAAAAAGAAAGCCATCTATTTATTAGCCGGGATGTTTACCTTTTCTTACATTTGGGTTATAGGGCTAATCATTAGCGGGATCGTACCATTTTGGACAGCGATTGTGATTCTAAGTGCTCCCAAAGCCATCAAGGCCACAAAAGGATTCATTGCAAATAATATTCCAATCAAAATGGCCCCTGCGATGGTCGCAACAGCTCAGACAAATACGATTTTTGGATTTTTACTTGCAGTCGGTATTTTTATCGGACATTTCTTTTCATAATAAAAAAGCTTCTGCCGCGGCAGAAGCTTTTTTATTATAGAGGTTTAATCCCCCAAATATCATCCGCGTATTCCTTAATCGTCCGGTCGCTTGAAAAATAACCGGCATGAGCAATATTGGTTAAGCTCATTTTTTGCCACTTTTCCTTATTCATAAAGGTTTCGCCAATCGACTGTTGGATATCGGCATATGCGGCAAAATCCTTTAAGACAAAATATTGATCATTTTCCTCCAAAAGCGAATCAAATATCGGTTCAAAATCATTTTGAACCCCTGGAAAAAACCCGTTTACCAGCTGGTCAACAGCCTGTCTGATGCGATAGTCATGATGATAATACTCTTGCGATTGATAGCCTCCGTGCTGATAATAATGAAGTACTTCATCTGCAGTTAATCCAAATGTAAAAATATGATCATCGCCAACCAATTCACGAATCTCAATATTAGCACCATCTAAGGTTCCTACTGTTAGGGCACCGTTAATCATGAATTTCATATTTCCCGTACCGGAGGCTTCTTTACTCGCCGTGGAAATTTGTTCACTCACATCGGAGGCAGGAAAGATTCTTTCCGCTAAGGAAACACGGTAATTCTCAAGAAAGATTACCTTCATTTTATCGCCGACGATTGGATCATTATTCACTTTTTCCGCCACAGAGTTTATTAATTTGATAATTTTTTTCGCATAATAATACCCCGGTGATGCTTTTGCACCAAAGATGAACACTCTTGGGGGGATGGAATAGCTTGAATCCTCTTTAATCCTGTTATATAAATGCATAATGTGAAGAACATTTAAAAGCTGCCGTTTATAGGCGTGCAGCCGTTTCACTTGAACATCAAATATCGCCCCAGTATCAACTGCTACTCCCGTCCTATCTAAAATAATATCAGCAAGCCTCTGTTTATTTTCATTTTTTATTTTCAACAGCTGTTCTAAAAATGATCGGTCATTTTTATATTTTAGTAAATGGGTAAGTTCTTCAGCGGAAAAGGTCCAGGACGGTCCGATCACTTCAGTTATAAGGGAAGATAACTTTGGATTCGCTTTTAACAGCCAGCGTCGGTAGGCAATTCCGTTTGTTTTATTATTAAATTTTTCAGGAAACAGTTCGAAAAACAGCTTCATCTCCCGTTTCTTTAATATTTCTGTATGCAGCTTAGCTACACCATTTACACTAAAACTGCCGACTATTGCTAAATGAGCCATTTTCACATACTCATCCGCAATGATTGCCAGTTCTTTTATTCTCTGCCAGTCACCAGGGGTTTGTTCCCAAAGCTCTTGGCAAAACCGTTCATTAATTTCTTCCACGATCATATAAATTCTTGGCAGCAGCGGGCGAAAAATATGGATGGGCCATTTTTCTAATGCTTCCGACAATGTCGTATGATTCGTATAGGAAATGGTATGTTGCGTTATATCCCACGCTTGCTCCCAGTCAAACCCGTCCACATCAATCAGGATCCTCATTAACTCCGGAATCGCCAGAACAGGGTGCGTATCATTGATATGGATACAAATATGTTCATGTAGCTGATGTAAGTTCCCATGTTGTTTCCGGTAGGTTCTTAAAATCGATTGAATACTGGCTGATACTAAAAAGTATTGCTGCTTCAGTCGTAAAATCTTCCCCTCATCATGGGTGTCATCAGGGTATAAAAACTCGGAAATCGATTCAGTCTCCCGTTTATATTTTAAAACATCCTTATGCATAGGAAAGGGAGAAGGCTCCGCATTCCAAAGCCTTAGTGTATTTACATTTTTAGATTTATAGCCAATCACAGGCATATCATGGGGGACAGCTGTAACGGCTTCGGCGTTCAAATGGTGAAAAACAAGGCGTCCCTCTTCCATCTTCGCCTCCACCTTACCCCAAAATGGAATTTTCACCGCACTATCTGCCTTGCGAATTTCCCACACATTGCCGCTCCTTAGCCATTGCTCCGGCAGTTCCACTTGGTAGCCGTCGACTATTTTTTGTTCAAATAGGCCATGCTTGTATCGAATGCCGTGCCCATGCCCCGGTAGATCGAGTGAAGCAAGCGAATCTAGAAAACAGGCTGCTAACCGGCCCAAGCCGCCGTTTCCTAACCCTGCATCCGCTTCTATTTCCTCTAGCTCCCCAAGGTCAATATCAAGCTCCTGAAGCCCTTTCTCTACAGTCTCTTCAACACCTAAATTAATTAAATTTTGCCGTAACAGTTTCCCCAATAAATATTCAATCGAGAGGTAATATACCTGCTTCCCTTCTGCTGCATGGTACCGTTCATTTGTGGCAATCCAGTTATTACTGACAAATTCACGAATCATACTTCCAAGGGTTTGATAATGATCCCTTGTCGAACTCTCCGAAAACCCCTTACCGCATAACATCTCGAGCCTTTTAAGAAAGGTATTCTTAAACTCTGTTGTACTAGAAAACATGTGTTTCACTCCTTGAAACCAGCTCAGCATAAAGCTGATTATAACTAAATGCTGATTGTGCCCAGCTATAATCCTTTTCCATTGCCTGTTTCACGATTGACGCCCACGCCGGTTTATTATGATAAAAGTGTAAGGCTCTTTGGATGGTATACAGCATGTCATGGGCATTAAAATTCCGGAAAGAAAAGCCATTTCCTTCACCGGTATACTCATTCCAAGCGTTCACAGTATCGTTTAATCCGCCAGTTTCGCGAACAATCGGAATCGCTCCGTATTTCATCGCGATAAGTTGTCCCAGACCACATGGTTCAAATTGTGACGGCATTAAAAACACGTCTGCTGCTGCATAAAGCTTATGAGCGAGCTCCTCATTAAAACCAGTATGAACCTTTAATTTTTCAGGGTAGACCCTTGCTGCCTGCCTTAAGTGCTCCTCGTATTCGTAATCACCGGTGCCAAGAATAATGACTTGTACGTCCTCCTGCAAAATTTCACGGAGGACACACTTTACTAAATCCAGCCCTTTCTGCCTAGTGAGCCTGGAGATCATCACCAGCAATGGGGTGCCCGCACTTTGCGGCAGTTCAAATCTTTTTTGGATTTCCCTTTTGTTGACTGCCTTCTTTTGATAAGAACCCACTTTATAAGTTTGCTCAATGAGCGGATCAATTGCCGGATTGTAAAAGTCCTCATCTATGCCATTTAAAATTCCAATCAGATCTTCCTCGCGTTCCCTAAGCAGACCATCAAGCTTTTCACCATATACAGGAGTCTGAATTTCTTCTTTATACGTTGGACTTACAGTCGTTATTTTATCAGCGGCAACGAGCGCCCCTTTCATAAAATTGATATTTCCAAAAAACTCTAATTGGCCTGAATGAAAGGAGTTGTAATCCATACCCAGTAAATCACCCAATACCTCTTTTGGAAATATCCCCTGAAATTGCAGATTATGAATCGTGAATACGGTCCGGATCGTATCATAACCTTTTCGCTTGTAGTATTCCGTTCTTAAAAGAAAAGGGATCATTGCCGTATGCCAATCATGACAATGCAGGACATCCGGATAAAAATTAAGCTGTGCTATTGTTTCAAGCACTGCCTGATTGAAATAGGCAAACCTTTCCCCGTCATCAAAATAGCCATAAAGATTTTCCCGGTTAAAATAGTATTCGTTATCAACAAAATAATAAGTAATCCCCTGATGGGCAAAGACCTCAATACCGCAATATTGATTCCTCCAACCGACTGATACGGTAAATTCCTTAACTTTTTTCATTTCTTGTTTATATTCATTAGAAATGGTCCCATACTTAGGAAGAATTACCCTGACATCTGTTCCCAAGCTTTTTAATTCTTTTGGAAGGGAACCGGCAACATCGGCAAGCCCCCCTGATTTGGCAAATGGACCACATTCTGATACGGCAAATAATACTTTCACGAATTCATCAACGCTCCTTGTCTTGACCCTTTACGAATAACATATGGGGACCCTGCAGATCCCGTTAAATGGGTCCCTGCCTCCACTTTTACATCCTTATCTAAAATAACCGAATCAAGGTAACAATTCTCTTCAATTTGGCATTTTTGCATGATGATGCAATTCTTGATGACAGCCCCTTTTCCGATTTTTACCCCGCGTGAGACAATACTGTTCTCCACCGTTCCGCTAATAAAGCAGCCGTTCGCAATCATCGCATTTTTCACAGAGGATCCTTTGACATATTTGGTTGGCGGCTCATCCTTTACTTTTGTCAAAATCGGCTGATCTTTTAAGAATAATTGCTTCCAAACATTGGATTCAAGAAGCTTCATACTAGTAGAAAAATAGCTTTCAATCGAATCTATCATTACGGCATAGCCGTTATAATCATAGTGACAAATAGAATACTCATTATGAATAGCCGTTACAACATCCTTAATGCAGGTATAGCCTGTTTCATGTCTTGTTTCGAGCAGTTTTATGAGTAAAGAGGTTTTGATTAAATAAATTTCCATAGGCGTTCCATCCGAGTGATGGATTTCAGTTATATCGCATTGGGCATGTTTATGCCAATCTAATATCGGTCTAAAGTCCATATTAAAAATCGTATAACAGTTGGCAATCACTGCATACTCTTGTGTACTGCGATAAAAGTAATCCATGTTGGCAGCAAAATGTTCAAACGATCCAATTTTATTTCCGTCATTATCCACGATTGGAGAAGGGAAAAAGAAAAGGCCATCTCGCTTGCGATTTAAATCCCAATTTTTTCCTGAACCTAGATGATCCATTAATGAGCGGTACTGCATTTTTGGAAAAATGGCCACACTGCGAATACCTGAATTCACCATATTTGACAGGACAAAATCAATAATACGGTAACGTCCTGCAAAAGGTAGTGCGGCTAGTGAACGGTGTGCTAACAAATCTTCTAAATCATCATGATAGGTTGTGGCATCAATAACGCCTAATAGCTTTCTTTTCACTAAATTCCCTCCTGTTTTCTACTAACGGCAATTAAGAGATTTAAATAGCAGAATAAAGACTGCTTAACATTTCTTCCGTTACAAGGATAATTTCATCGTCAAACGACCGGATTACTGTCCCGTCCGGTACCTTTATATCACTCGGGACAATGGCCTTTTCAATTAAACAGTTCATTCCAATCGTTGCATCAGGCATAATAACCGATTCTAATATGGTTGATCCCTTGCCAACCGTGACACCTTGAAACAAAACCGATTTAACAATTTCCCCTTCAATCGTACAGCCCTCATTTATTAATGACTCGCTTACAATTGCCTCTGAAGAGATATACTGCGGCGGCTGATTCGGATTGACGGAATAAATTCTCCAATCATGGTCAAATAAGTCCAACTCACATTCCTCACCTAATAAATCCATATTTGCTTCCCAAAGGCTTTGGACTGTACCAACATCTTTCCAATAGCCCTTAAACGGATAGGCAAACAATTTCTTATTTTCTTCTAAAAGTAGCGGGATGACATCTTTTCCAAAATCATGACTAGACTCCGGGTTCCGTTCATCCATTTCTAAATATTCTTTCAGTATATTCCAGCTAAATATATAAATGCCCATGGAAGCCAGATTATTTTTTGGATCACTAGGCTTTTCTTCAAACTCAACTATTCTCATTTCCTCGTTTGTATTCATGATTCCAAACCGGCTGGCTTCAACCCAAGGAACCTCTATCAATGAAATCGTCACATCTGCTCTTTTCTCAATGTGATATTCGAGCATGCTCTCGTAATTCATTTTGTAAATATGGTCACCTGATAGGATTAATACATATTCCGGTTGATGTTGTTTCAGATAATTTAGGTTTTGATAGATGGCGCTTGCGGTACCGGTATACCATTTTACTTCCGACGACTCACTGTAAGGGGGTAAAACGGTTACCCCGCCATCCTTGCGATCAAGATCCCAAGCGCTGCCGATTCCAATATAGGAATTTAATAGAAGTGGCTGATATTGCGTTAAAACCCCAACTGTATCAATACCGGAATTGACGCAGTTGCTTAAGGTAAAATCAATGATACGGTATTTCCCTCCGAACGGTACTGCCGGTTTCGCCAGATCTTTAGTCAGCGAATTAAGTCTACTTCCTTTCCCTCCTGCTAACAGCATGGCTACGCACTTTTTCTTTCCCATTTCCTTTTCGCTCCTTTCGTTTCTTAACCGGTCTGATTATTTGAAAACCAAACGGGGCAATGGCCATTTCAACGGAACACGGCTGCCCATGGAAGGGCTCTTCTGACGCAAAAATGGTTTTTTTATTCGTCAATCCCGTTCCGCCGTATTCCTGTTGATCACTATTCATTATTTCTCGGTACTCTCCGGATTTAGGAACACCGATTTTATAAACGGGGTAGTTCACACCCGTAAAATTGCAGACAATAATGACATAATCCTCTTTCTTTTTCCCTTTCCGAATGAAGGAGAAAATCGATTGGCTGCTGTTATTGGCATCAATCCACTCAAACCCATCCTGCAAATGGTCCAATTCATATAATGATTTCGTTCGTTTATAAAGTTTTGTTAATACTTTTACATATGAATTTAAATTACTGTGCATGTCATATTCCATTAAGTTCCAGTCTAGTTCCTCTTTGTCATTCCATTCTGCAAACTGGCCAAATTCGAAACCCATGAATAGTAGTTTCTTTCCTGGATGAGCAAACATATAGCCTAATAAAAGTTTAAGCTGGGCAAATTTTTCCCAATAATCCCCCGGCATTTTATCCAGCAGAGACTTTTTCCCATGAACCACTTCATCGTGTGAAAATGGGAGCATAAAGTTTTCCAAAAAGGCATATAGAAGTGAAAATGTTACCTTGGAATGGGCTTGGGGCCGTGAATATGGAGGTGTTTCCATATACTCAAGCATGTCATTCATCCAGCCCATATTCCATTTGTAATCAAAGCCGAGGCCGCCGTAGTGAACGGGTGTTGTCACTTGAGGGAACTCGGTCGAATCCTCGCCAATCATTAAAAAATGGGGGTCATGTTCATGGACCGCATGATTTAATTTTTTTAAAAAATGAATGCCAAACGGATTCTCTCTCTTTCCCTGGTCGGCATTGGGCCAGTAGATGATATTCGCGACCGCATCCATTCGAAAACCATCAATATGAAAATAGTCAATCCAATATAGCGCGTTTGAAATAAGAAAGCTTTGGACCTCACCTTTTCCTAAATC encodes:
- a CDS encoding 1,4-dihydroxy-2-naphthoate polyprenyltransferase encodes the protein MQPNLQHHSKPAVKSNRGFQVWWQMTRPHTLTASFVPVLLGTALALRHEKFHFGLFAAMLVASILIQAATNMFNEYFDYKRGLDNEHSVGIGGTIVRDGIQPKTVINLAFGFYGAALLLGIYICANSSWWLALIGLVCMAVGYFYTGGPFPIAYTPFGEVFSGFFMGMLIILISFYIQTGTITNTSILVSVPSMVLVGMIMLSNNIRDLDGDKENGRKTVAILLGKKKAIYLLAGMFTFSYIWVIGLIISGIVPFWTAIVILSAPKAIKATKGFIANNIPIKMAPAMVATAQTNTIFGFLLAVGIFIGHFFS
- a CDS encoding glycogen/starch/alpha-glucan phosphorylase — encoded protein: MFSSTTEFKNTFLKRLEMLCGKGFSESSTRDHYQTLGSMIREFVSNNWIATNERYHAAEGKQVYYLSIEYLLGKLLRQNLINLGVEETVEKGLQELDIDLGELEEIEADAGLGNGGLGRLAACFLDSLASLDLPGHGHGIRYKHGLFEQKIVDGYQVELPEQWLRSGNVWEIRKADSAVKIPFWGKVEAKMEEGRLVFHHLNAEAVTAVPHDMPVIGYKSKNVNTLRLWNAEPSPFPMHKDVLKYKRETESISEFLYPDDTHDEGKILRLKQQYFLVSASIQSILRTYRKQHGNLHQLHEHICIHINDTHPVLAIPELMRILIDVDGFDWEQAWDITQHTISYTNHTTLSEALEKWPIHIFRPLLPRIYMIVEEINERFCQELWEQTPGDWQRIKELAIIADEYVKMAHLAIVGSFSVNGVAKLHTEILKKREMKLFFELFPEKFNNKTNGIAYRRWLLKANPKLSSLITEVIGPSWTFSAEELTHLLKYKNDRSFLEQLLKIKNENKQRLADIILDRTGVAVDTGAIFDVQVKRLHAYKRQLLNVLHIMHLYNRIKEDSSYSIPPRVFIFGAKASPGYYYAKKIIKLINSVAEKVNNDPIVGDKMKVIFLENYRVSLAERIFPASDVSEQISTASKEASGTGNMKFMINGALTVGTLDGANIEIRELVGDDHIFTFGLTADEVLHYYQHGGYQSQEYYHHDYRIRQAVDQLVNGFFPGVQNDFEPIFDSLLEENDQYFVLKDFAAYADIQQSIGETFMNKEKWQKMSLTNIAHAGYFSSDRTIKEYADDIWGIKPL
- the glgA gene encoding glycogen synthase GlgA encodes the protein MKVLFAVSECGPFAKSGGLADVAGSLPKELKSLGTDVRVILPKYGTISNEYKQEMKKVKEFTVSVGWRNQYCGIEVFAHQGITYYFVDNEYYFNRENLYGYFDDGERFAYFNQAVLETIAQLNFYPDVLHCHDWHTAMIPFLLRTEYYKRKGYDTIRTVFTIHNLQFQGIFPKEVLGDLLGMDYNSFHSGQLEFFGNINFMKGALVAADKITTVSPTYKEEIQTPVYGEKLDGLLREREEDLIGILNGIDEDFYNPAIDPLIEQTYKVGSYQKKAVNKREIQKRFELPQSAGTPLLVMISRLTRQKGLDLVKCVLREILQEDVQVIILGTGDYEYEEHLRQAARVYPEKLKVHTGFNEELAHKLYAAADVFLMPSQFEPCGLGQLIAMKYGAIPIVRETGGLNDTVNAWNEYTGEGNGFSFRNFNAHDMLYTIQRALHFYHNKPAWASIVKQAMEKDYSWAQSAFSYNQLYAELVSRSETHVF
- a CDS encoding sugar phosphate nucleotidyltransferase, encoding MKRKLLGVIDATTYHDDLEDLLAHRSLAALPFAGRYRIIDFVLSNMVNSGIRSVAIFPKMQYRSLMDHLGSGKNWDLNRKRDGLFFFPSPIVDNDGNKIGSFEHFAANMDYFYRSTQEYAVIANCYTIFNMDFRPILDWHKHAQCDITEIHHSDGTPMEIYLIKTSLLIKLLETRHETGYTCIKDVVTAIHNEYSICHYDYNGYAVMIDSIESYFSTSMKLLESNVWKQLFLKDQPILTKVKDEPPTKYVKGSSVKNAMIANGCFISGTVENSIVSRGVKIGKGAVIKNCIIMQKCQIEENCYLDSVILDKDVKVEAGTHLTGSAGSPYVIRKGSRQGALMNS
- a CDS encoding glucose-1-phosphate adenylyltransferase, which encodes MGKKKCVAMLLAGGKGSRLNSLTKDLAKPAVPFGGKYRIIDFTLSNCVNSGIDTVGVLTQYQPLLLNSYIGIGSAWDLDRKDGGVTVLPPYSESSEVKWYTGTASAIYQNLNYLKQHQPEYVLILSGDHIYKMNYESMLEYHIEKRADVTISLIEVPWVEASRFGIMNTNEEMRIVEFEEKPSDPKNNLASMGIYIFSWNILKEYLEMDERNPESSHDFGKDVIPLLLEENKKLFAYPFKGYWKDVGTVQSLWEANMDLLGEECELDLFDHDWRIYSVNPNQPPQYISSEAIVSESLINEGCTIEGEIVKSVLFQGVTVGKGSTILESVIMPDATIGMNCLIEKAIVPSDIKVPDGTVIRSFDDEIILVTEEMLSSLYSAI
- the glgB gene encoding 1,4-alpha-glucan branching protein GlgB is translated as MTVNTFFPTDYQLHLFHEGSYFQSHQLFGAHILKNSNQVYTRFCVWAPNASQVRLLGNFNNWNGNGYELQKVNDEGVWIIVVNQDLEGKIYKYEIISQTGERHLKADPFAFYSEVRPDTASIVYSFNQYTWQDTHWMNRREKKNFLSEPAVIYEVHLGSWRKNANGDYITYKDMAAKLIPYVIEHGFTHIEILPLVEHPLDDSWGYQGTGYFSVTSRYGTPDDFRYFVDQCHQQGIGVILDWVPGHFCKDAHGLYRFDGTHIYSYSHVHDRENVVWGTANFDLGKGEVQSFLISNALYWIDYFHIDGFRMDAVANIIYWPNADQGKRENPFGIHFLKKLNHAVHEHDPHFLMIGEDSTEFPQVTTPVHYGGLGFDYKWNMGWMNDMLEYMETPPYSRPQAHSKVTFSLLYAFLENFMLPFSHDEVVHGKKSLLDKMPGDYWEKFAQLKLLLGYMFAHPGKKLLFMGFEFGQFAEWNDKEELDWNLMEYDMHSNLNSYVKVLTKLYKRTKSLYELDHLQDGFEWIDANNSSQSIFSFIRKGKKKEDYVIIVCNFTGVNYPVYKIGVPKSGEYREIMNSDQQEYGGTGLTNKKTIFASEEPFHGQPCSVEMAIAPFGFQIIRPVKKRKERKGNGKEKVRSHAVSRRERK